The proteins below are encoded in one region of Methanobacterium sp.:
- a CDS encoding zinc-ribbon domain-containing protein — protein MVKLCPECGEENDNSAKFCQKCSSPLTKELKTTLNENRENRKPIYALVTIIGVVFIIIDGLGLILNLLLVPLGLILTMGGLVRLFPKTFKPKAIVIGFTAFMVVYYLLFILSSCILVIYPERGILPYS, from the coding sequence TTGGTTAAATTATGCCCAGAATGTGGGGAAGAAAATGATAATTCAGCTAAATTCTGTCAGAAATGCAGTAGTCCTTTAACCAAAGAGTTAAAAACAACTTTAAATGAAAATAGAGAAAATAGGAAACCTATTTATGCTTTAGTAACTATTATCGGTGTTGTTTTTATTATAATAGATGGATTGGGACTAATTCTTAATCTTTTACTGGTTCCTTTAGGACTTATCTTAACAATGGGTGGATTGGTCAGACTCTTTCCGAAAACATTTAAACCTAAAGCTATCGTGATTGGATTTACAGCTTTTATGGTTGTATATTACTTACTGTTTATATTGTCATCATGTATATTGGTGATTTATCCGGAGCGGGGTATTTTACCATATTCATAA
- a CDS encoding zinc-ribbon domain-containing protein, translated as MTRICPNCQTENQDNSSFCQKCGTKLSETVKKPEHDKAKRNKFRQWWHRQSPGVKILSSLGGCCLCVIIILLLISVLFPVTDLYLEKNRVDITYQNNSPDIESIQYVLKGKTESDAKVTIFSSDSRLNNTEVTVDANGNFEYQQQFPKNLTELSVSVTAKAPNKAESYLQVYNYQQIKTR; from the coding sequence ATGACCAGAATCTGTCCAAATTGTCAAACAGAAAACCAGGATAATTCCAGTTTTTGCCAAAAATGTGGGACAAAACTATCAGAAACTGTTAAAAAACCTGAACATGACAAAGCAAAAAGAAATAAATTTAGACAATGGTGGCATAGACAAAGCCCGGGTGTCAAAATATTGAGCTCCCTCGGAGGATGTTGTTTATGTGTTATTATCATTCTTCTGTTAATAAGTGTACTATTTCCAGTGACTGATCTCTATTTAGAAAAAAATCGTGTGGATATTACCTATCAAAATAATAGTCCGGATATAGAATCCATACAATATGTGTTAAAAGGAAAAACAGAATCCGATGCAAAGGTAACTATTTTTTCTTCAGATTCAAGACTCAATAATACGGAAGTCACAGTCGATGCAAATGGTAATTTTGAATATCAACAACAATTTCCCAAAAATCTAACAGAACTAAGTGTTAGTGTGACAGCCAAAGCACCCAACAAAGCTGAATCATATCTTCAAGTTTATAATTACCAGCAGATCAAAACCAGATAA
- a CDS encoding cytidyltransferase produces MIGISADFDPVHKGHASLIGKAREIADEKGDEVVIYLNKGYSANHAPFFVSFEGRSKMALEAGADRIVPIEGLHHRLTMSYTVPIRIAMMIQDGVTDYVDAAEVNPAQIKKYAARFIRRGIFSGIPRNLPNRNVIRWYAVNEFLYQRFNRKMEFHFIPEGKVNGEKISGRQIRSEILENNLRIPGSVKRLLPKSTVRILEEEIDKGTVPETRNMDVLLKRLNTTSRHHLLNTAHLNAEAVEHIIQGRWYQAENQVWASLRQAGYGPVLSRLALSCVEEDVTRREIYELIQDYEKQGIIPPDQTVERVIERDWFVASMVETDLTSSEAHEKFLNGARTKDKPLYSFDAGLHLRSFELPKLEEGLKAYLYVDKRGVLACELKTKEGKVKSPLKLPGKMATYLRLLVDSQIIPLEGELVKRKRGWRIRLIVG; encoded by the coding sequence TTGATAGGAATAAGCGCTGATTTTGATCCAGTTCACAAGGGACATGCTTCCCTAATCGGGAAGGCCAGGGAAATAGCTGATGAAAAAGGCGATGAGGTGGTAATCTACCTTAATAAAGGTTACAGTGCCAATCACGCCCCGTTCTTTGTCAGTTTCGAGGGAAGGAGTAAAATGGCCTTGGAGGCAGGGGCTGACCGGATAGTGCCAATTGAAGGTTTGCACCACCGGCTGACCATGTCCTACACCGTCCCCATAAGGATAGCCATGATGATCCAGGATGGGGTCACTGACTATGTGGACGCTGCAGAAGTTAACCCCGCCCAGATAAAAAAGTACGCTGCCAGATTCATTAGAAGAGGAATATTCAGTGGAATCCCCCGTAATCTACCTAACCGGAATGTTATCCGGTGGTATGCAGTAAACGAATTTTTATATCAGCGTTTTAACCGTAAAATGGAGTTTCATTTCATACCGGAAGGTAAGGTAAATGGGGAGAAGATTTCAGGCAGGCAGATACGCAGCGAAATCCTGGAAAACAATCTCCGTATACCTGGAAGTGTGAAAAGGCTGCTCCCCAAATCCACGGTACGCATACTGGAGGAGGAAATTGATAAAGGTACTGTTCCTGAAACCAGGAATATGGATGTACTCTTAAAACGCTTGAACACCACCTCTCGCCATCATCTTTTAAACACTGCCCATTTAAATGCCGAGGCAGTGGAGCATATCATTCAGGGAAGATGGTACCAGGCCGAGAATCAGGTGTGGGCATCCCTGCGCCAGGCAGGTTACGGTCCAGTGTTAAGCAGACTGGCCTTAAGCTGTGTGGAGGAAGATGTGACACGTAGAGAAATCTACGAGCTAATTCAGGATTATGAGAAACAGGGGATCATCCCACCGGATCAGACTGTGGAACGGGTTATTGAAAGGGACTGGTTTGTAGCTAGCATGGTTGAAACGGATTTAACCAGTTCCGAGGCCCATGAAAAGTTCCTTAACGGTGCCCGGACAAAGGATAAACCATTATACTCATTTGATGCCGGTCTTCACCTGCGGAGTTTTGAACTTCCCAAGCTGGAAGAAGGATTAAAGGCATACCTCTATGTGGATAAACGGGGTGTTCTAGCCTGTGAGTTGAAAACCAAAGAAGGTAAGGTTAAAAGTCCACTGAAACTACCCGGGAAGATGGCCACCTACCTGCGCTTACTGGTGGATTCCCAGATTATTCCACTAGAGGGAGAACTGGTTAAGAGGAAGAGAGGCTGGAGAATCAGGTTAATTGTTGGATAA
- a CDS encoding NAD(P)-dependent oxidoreductase: MVRKKQIKVGFLGFGEVASTLSKGLLAHGVEVSTCLEGRSQRSVELAKSTGVGLFDSLTELVESSDILLSVVIPSEAVSVAEKVCGGFEGVYVDLNNVSPGTVKEAFTHIPNGKTVDGAIMGGIKNGLGTPIIASGEFAENFAEMNQYGMNIEVIGPEPGQASGLKMLRSAYTKGVSALLFEAFYAAYQMGVDETLSRYLTLSEGSHFPASANSRLTSSAYHSQRRAQEMDEVVKFLSEYEDPLITRATCEFFHSLSDKTGTISKKPADYRDVFRKVDKKRV, from the coding sequence ATGGTACGAAAAAAACAAATCAAGGTAGGTTTCTTGGGATTTGGAGAAGTTGCATCAACCTTATCTAAAGGACTGCTGGCCCATGGAGTGGAGGTTTCAACCTGTCTTGAGGGAAGAAGCCAGAGATCCGTGGAACTTGCAAAATCAACTGGTGTTGGCCTATTTGACAGTTTAACCGAGCTTGTCGAGTCGTCTGACATTTTACTATCTGTTGTGATTCCTTCCGAAGCTGTCAGTGTGGCAGAAAAGGTATGTGGGGGTTTTGAAGGAGTATACGTGGATTTGAATAACGTCTCTCCAGGTACAGTTAAAGAAGCTTTCACCCATATTCCTAATGGTAAAACCGTTGATGGGGCTATAATGGGTGGTATAAAAAATGGTTTAGGGACTCCGATCATTGCCTCTGGTGAGTTTGCTGAAAACTTTGCTGAGATGAACCAGTACGGTATGAATATTGAAGTAATTGGTCCTGAGCCTGGTCAGGCATCGGGGTTGAAGATGTTGCGCAGTGCCTACACCAAGGGTGTTTCCGCACTTCTTTTTGAGGCATTTTATGCTGCGTACCAGATGGGAGTTGATGAAACCCTATCACGCTATTTAACACTGAGTGAAGGATCACATTTTCCTGCATCTGCAAACTCACGACTCACCAGCAGTGCCTATCACTCCCAAAGACGTGCCCAGGAAATGGATGAAGTGGTGAAATTCCTAAGCGAATACGAGGATCCACTGATTACCCGTGCAACTTGTGAGTTTTTCCACTCGCTTTCTGATAAAACTGGGACAATATCAAAAAAACCTGCTGATTACCGGGATGTGTTCCGGAAAGTTGATAAAAAAAGGGTTTAA
- a CDS encoding LA2681 family HEPN domain-containing protein: MGKKLTKNDFQKLNHKAMHKFDSGDLDGALEIVNELKRYSPNANAVFLCSGSLIDIGSSTRNIELINEGIGLLKQISYKGLKSERYYYLGNAYYTLFSFNCVKNPYYHYFNDKSELLLAKKYFFKALKYVEGDLKFFEKKVLKSKILVNIGNMFDELGRNMDALEYYEKSFQYNPKNALAWGNKGIALERYANLMGHHKTTIYWDAYEALQKSLSLHPYPKAKQSFETKLKKINEILKPKKPVNRSKLLIQGKNELDLHNKTFCYNHRLYLNLCNYCQRCKHSLEDAVLPNIKKDESFNLLGTYFNQIKLDYITARSFLVLSDYNKLDLSVLYDNLELFILEDEGIDDVDIQLLKLSFKSFADILDKIGHFLNEYLGLEIKGKEVSFLKVLYEIQISDNSVINNKKKNPGLNALFSVYLDLKEGQYNELMELRNKITHRFIIIKNDVSKEDSNVMEKNTLQNKNIALANVVRNSIMYLFYFVNLEENNQLAIQASNKNDN, translated from the coding sequence ATGGGAAAAAAGCTCACTAAAAATGATTTTCAAAAGTTAAATCATAAAGCTATGCATAAATTTGATTCAGGGGATTTAGATGGTGCATTGGAAATCGTTAATGAATTGAAACGTTATTCTCCTAATGCTAATGCGGTTTTTCTTTGTAGTGGTTCTCTCATTGATATTGGTAGTTCAACGAGAAACATTGAACTAATAAATGAAGGAATTGGTCTTTTAAAGCAAATAAGTTATAAAGGTCTTAAATCGGAAAGATATTATTATCTCGGAAATGCTTATTATACCTTGTTCAGTTTTAATTGTGTCAAAAATCCTTATTATCATTATTTTAATGATAAAAGTGAGCTACTTTTAGCTAAAAAATACTTTTTTAAAGCCTTAAAATATGTTGAAGGTGACCTTAAATTTTTTGAAAAAAAAGTTTTAAAATCTAAAATATTGGTTAATATCGGGAACATGTTTGATGAATTAGGAAGGAATATGGATGCACTAGAATATTACGAGAAATCTTTTCAGTACAACCCTAAAAATGCCTTAGCTTGGGGTAACAAAGGAATTGCTTTGGAAAGATATGCTAACTTAATGGGACATCATAAAACTACAATTTATTGGGATGCATATGAAGCACTACAAAAATCTTTATCGTTGCACCCTTATCCAAAAGCTAAGCAGTCTTTTGAAACTAAATTGAAAAAAATCAATGAAATACTTAAACCAAAAAAGCCAGTTAATAGGTCAAAATTGTTAATTCAAGGAAAAAATGAATTAGATTTGCATAATAAGACCTTTTGTTATAATCACAGGCTATATCTTAATCTGTGTAATTACTGCCAAAGGTGCAAACACTCTTTGGAAGATGCTGTTTTGCCAAATATTAAAAAAGATGAAAGTTTTAATCTTTTGGGAACATATTTTAACCAGATTAAGCTAGATTACATCACTGCAAGATCTTTCCTTGTTTTATCTGATTATAATAAACTGGACTTAAGTGTTCTTTATGACAATTTAGAATTATTCATTTTGGAAGATGAGGGAATCGATGATGTTGATATCCAACTCTTAAAATTATCTTTTAAAAGTTTCGCGGATATTCTTGATAAAATTGGTCATTTTTTAAACGAATATTTAGGTTTAGAAATCAAAGGGAAAGAGGTAAGTTTTTTAAAGGTGCTTTATGAGATACAAATATCTGATAATTCCGTTATCAATAATAAAAAGAAGAATCCTGGCTTGAATGCACTTTTCAGCGTATATTTGGATCTGAAAGAAGGTCAATATAATGAATTAATGGAATTAAGGAATAAAATCACACATCGATTTATTATCATTAAAAATGATGTATCAAAAGAAGATTCAAATGTTATGGAAAAAAATACGCTACAAAACAAAAATATTGCGCTTGCAAATGTTGTTAGAAATTCAATAATGTATTTATTTTACTTTGTAAATCTAGAAGAAAACAATCAGCTAGCAATTCAAGCATCAAATAAGAATGATAATTAA
- a CDS encoding AAA family ATPase produces the protein MYLSSLKIQNYRSLRDVKIPLSPFVCIIGENNCGKSSTLLGLSLFINGTNISKKEFHNSSLQIRIEVDLNGITESDLERISEEHRKRIINIMDDDKLTLIRIYDPSGTTNVYYKGVGPKNEKLIFDILKKSKKLKGKKGKELQEFMKNYLEDYKDNFNEVKTHKDVENVLEEIINGLSSKELEEKDFLLPTGIWNSLKPLLPDTLLIPAVKNISDDLKTRESATFGKLLGALLSLIEDTDVIKDISESFDKLTGLLNKIKTNEGVVDRRIDEVKYIENVFEKYIQENFPSVTLELMIPPPTLKNIFSGAEVEVNDGVSGPFDLKGDGLKRAITFALLRTYVEVSKTDTISEKKEITPYLFLFEEPELYLHPKAQKILFDALNQISEQHQVIVTTHSPIFFSPEYGGTFIKMKKNDNHSVPCSESCGIHINDDWDELELFRLICFENNNAAFFSDKILLVEGDSDLIFFRHVSKILRENWDFDLKNIPIIKMAGKGNVKRYRDFFEIFGIDVHSILDLDVIVQGFNKLGASEVAVGLQNELMRVIDGIAEQQNISGSPTKEQVKEMTRSYSWVERYKRLKELAEVMVNGYFLKEDEKLEIEYLFSKETANIRKQILKGYDGELKTNLLNTLRDEQIYVLNNGSVESYYPEGVSGKNKLIKAFNACELLTELEQINQLCPQYEIEDSILSEFEIIFSNIFDK, from the coding sequence ATGTATTTAAGTTCTTTAAAAATTCAGAATTATAGAAGCCTTAGGGATGTCAAAATTCCATTATCTCCTTTTGTTTGCATAATTGGAGAAAATAATTGTGGTAAATCATCTACTTTATTGGGTTTGAGTCTTTTTATTAATGGAACAAACATTTCTAAGAAAGAGTTTCACAACTCTTCACTCCAAATACGAATTGAAGTTGATTTAAACGGTATTACTGAATCAGATTTAGAAAGAATATCCGAAGAACATCGCAAAAGAATTATTAACATTATGGATGATGATAAGTTAACACTTATTAGGATATATGATCCAAGTGGTACAACCAATGTATATTACAAAGGTGTTGGTCCAAAAAATGAAAAACTTATTTTTGATATACTTAAAAAATCTAAGAAGTTAAAAGGTAAAAAAGGAAAAGAACTTCAAGAATTCATGAAAAATTATTTAGAAGACTATAAAGATAATTTTAATGAAGTTAAAACACATAAAGATGTTGAAAATGTACTTGAAGAGATAATTAATGGTCTTAGTTCTAAAGAATTAGAAGAAAAAGATTTCTTATTACCTACCGGAATATGGAATAGTCTAAAACCATTGCTACCGGACACGCTATTGATTCCCGCAGTAAAAAATATTTCAGATGATTTAAAAACAAGAGAATCTGCTACTTTTGGTAAATTACTTGGAGCTTTGCTTAGCTTAATTGAAGATACAGATGTCATTAAAGACATTTCTGAATCTTTTGATAAATTAACTGGTCTTTTAAACAAAATAAAAACAAATGAGGGTGTTGTAGATAGGAGAATTGATGAAGTTAAATATATTGAAAATGTTTTTGAGAAATATATTCAGGAAAATTTCCCAAGTGTTACTTTAGAACTAATGATTCCACCACCTACGCTCAAAAATATATTTTCTGGAGCAGAGGTCGAAGTAAACGATGGAGTTTCGGGACCATTTGATTTAAAAGGAGATGGATTGAAAAGGGCTATTACTTTTGCTTTATTGAGAACATATGTGGAAGTCAGTAAAACTGATACAATAAGTGAAAAAAAAGAAATTACTCCATATTTATTTTTATTTGAAGAACCTGAATTATATCTTCATCCTAAAGCCCAAAAAATATTATTTGATGCGTTGAATCAGATTTCTGAACAACATCAAGTAATTGTTACTACACATTCGCCTATATTTTTCTCACCTGAATATGGTGGAACTTTTATTAAAATGAAAAAAAATGATAATCATAGTGTTCCATGTTCTGAATCATGTGGGATCCATATAAATGATGATTGGGACGAACTTGAACTTTTTAGATTAATTTGTTTTGAGAATAACAATGCTGCTTTTTTTTCTGATAAAATACTATTAGTTGAAGGGGATTCTGATTTAATATTTTTTCGCCATGTTTCCAAAATATTAAGGGAAAATTGGGATTTTGATTTGAAAAATATTCCAATTATTAAAATGGCTGGAAAGGGTAATGTAAAGAGATATCGGGACTTTTTTGAGATATTTGGCATAGATGTGCATTCTATTTTAGATTTAGATGTTATAGTACAAGGTTTTAATAAATTAGGGGCAAGTGAAGTTGCTGTAGGTTTACAAAACGAATTAATGCGAGTGATTGATGGAATAGCCGAACAACAAAATATTTCGGGTTCTCCCACAAAAGAACAAGTTAAAGAAATGACCCGTAGTTATAGTTGGGTAGAAAGATATAAAAGGTTAAAAGAATTGGCTGAGGTTATGGTGAATGGATACTTCTTAAAAGAAGATGAAAAACTTGAAATTGAATATTTGTTCTCTAAAGAAACAGCAAATATCCGAAAACAAATTTTAAAGGGATATGATGGGGAGTTAAAAACAAATCTTTTGAATACTTTAAGAGATGAACAGATTTATGTTCTAAATAATGGTTCGGTAGAATCTTATTATCCTGAAGGAGTAAGTGGGAAAAATAAACTTATTAAGGCATTCAATGCCTGTGAATTATTGACAGAACTAGAACAAATAAATCAATTATGTCCACAGTATGAAATTGAAGATTCGATATTATCCGAGTTTGAAATAATTTTTAGTAATATATTTGATAAATAA
- a CDS encoding VRR-NUC domain-containing protein, whose product MVIVRCVECGKEYELKEDENPENFQCECGGNLIYSNSLEVIDESIIKQENIIYCSSCGTENPNFANFCQECGEKISDIFEEYQHNKTKIIDTQIENFEDIGFGYVIFLSKVDGHTVGSEFPKYFKYRYDVNTDELLVDAINTNHLTRSTPYYNVEKAKVNDIKKILKKYGQPVSGRKKELIGRITDNLTENEIISEFPGSYYVLTDKGKDIVKENDHVTYYHYNSTNFIGLFSLEEYHDLLKNNADANLKYNVALDLLGKYGSTEREKGNWGLYRNSFLSKAKVNKDKGEYGAALDCYFKVCIIDSSGLSNNNSYSREFIDLAPGVTNIIPYIIKKTNSQLESDLNTLKNRYYKCNDDLNLPKSILSKEQSFNRLIKEIGIDVDLTSNEKKPSKLKEIKNDQINFVTFDVEKIDSGGRGKAKYLFEGSDLFVEEVAIKFYENLGYNALWSEDYYWGFLMALLFWDVIFARLNGVFNEGFPLASRFNDMPHDFFKPEFYLKRKNLINNRLNQLNNGNLEQEISKSYKRNYGKSCRPIEKWDRFTLEELMIPTKRMEKTIFLGILERLISNFAENRSGLPDLIVYNDNELFFSEVKSERDRVSDKQRLWHLFLAEEMQIKVDLFLVNHGERKIKNLKNSYS is encoded by the coding sequence TTGGTAATTGTAAGGTGTGTTGAATGTGGGAAAGAATATGAATTAAAAGAGGATGAAAACCCTGAAAACTTTCAATGTGAATGTGGTGGGAATTTAATTTATTCAAATAGTCTTGAAGTGATTGATGAAAGCATTATTAAGCAAGAAAATATAATTTATTGCTCCAGTTGTGGAACTGAAAATCCAAATTTTGCTAATTTTTGTCAAGAGTGTGGAGAAAAGATTTCTGATATATTCGAAGAATATCAACACAATAAAACCAAAATCATTGATACTCAAATTGAAAATTTTGAGGATATTGGATTTGGTTATGTTATTTTTTTAAGCAAGGTTGATGGCCATACAGTAGGTTCTGAGTTTCCAAAATATTTTAAATATAGATATGACGTAAATACAGATGAATTATTAGTAGATGCCATAAATACTAATCATTTAACCAGATCTACGCCTTATTATAATGTAGAAAAAGCCAAAGTGAATGATATTAAAAAAATATTAAAAAAATATGGTCAACCGGTTTCGGGCAGGAAAAAAGAATTAATAGGGCGTATAACTGATAATTTAACTGAAAACGAAATTATATCTGAATTTCCGGGATCATATTATGTTTTAACTGATAAAGGGAAAGATATTGTCAAAGAAAATGATCACGTAACTTATTATCATTACAATTCAACAAATTTCATTGGTTTATTTTCATTAGAAGAATATCATGATTTATTAAAAAACAATGCTGATGCTAATTTGAAATATAACGTAGCATTGGATTTACTTGGAAAATATGGATCAACGGAGAGAGAGAAAGGGAATTGGGGCTTGTACAGAAATTCATTTTTGTCAAAAGCCAAAGTAAATAAAGATAAAGGTGAATATGGGGCAGCATTAGACTGTTATTTTAAAGTTTGTATCATAGATTCAAGTGGTCTATCAAATAATAACAGTTATTCTAGAGAATTCATTGATTTAGCGCCAGGAGTCACAAATATTATCCCATATATAATTAAAAAGACTAATTCTCAATTAGAATCAGACCTCAACACATTAAAAAATAGATATTACAAATGTAATGATGACTTAAATTTACCTAAGTCCATATTATCAAAAGAGCAGTCTTTTAATCGTTTAATTAAAGAAATTGGTATTGATGTTGATTTAACTTCTAATGAAAAAAAGCCATCAAAACTTAAAGAGATTAAGAATGATCAAATAAATTTCGTAACTTTTGATGTGGAAAAAATAGATAGTGGGGGTAGAGGGAAAGCAAAATATTTATTTGAAGGTTCAGATCTTTTTGTTGAAGAAGTAGCCATTAAATTCTATGAAAACCTCGGATATAACGCTTTATGGTCTGAAGATTATTATTGGGGATTTTTAATGGCTTTGTTGTTTTGGGATGTGATTTTTGCCAGATTAAATGGAGTTTTTAATGAAGGTTTCCCATTAGCTTCTCGTTTTAATGACATGCCTCACGATTTTTTCAAACCAGAATTTTATCTAAAGAGGAAAAATTTGATCAATAATAGATTAAATCAACTCAATAATGGCAATTTAGAACAAGAAATTTCAAAATCTTACAAAAGAAACTATGGAAAATCTTGCCGCCCCATTGAAAAGTGGGATCGTTTTACTCTCGAGGAATTAATGATTCCCACAAAAAGAATGGAAAAAACAATTTTTTTAGGTATTTTAGAGAGGTTAATCTCAAATTTTGCTGAAAATAGGAGTGGTTTACCAGATTTAATTGTTTACAATGATAATGAATTATTTTTTTCAGAAGTTAAAAGTGAGAGGGATCGGGTTTCTGATAAACAAAGGTTATGGCATTTATTTTTAGCTGAAGAAATGCAAATAAAGGTGGATCTTTTCCTTGTGAACCATGGTGAAAGAAAAATCAAAAATCTTAAAAATAGCTATTCTTAA
- a CDS encoding cytochrome c biogenesis CcdA family protein: METSFLLSFLAGMASIISPCVLPLIPIVVGFSLLKRKNTEIVAFGLGFFLLFAIITILTAIFTAAINYYLLYFRIAAALILVIVGALFIVNKRLFNISTPSISSTPDSQKGIVGSFLMGFLTCLAWSPCFGPYVVAVATYSASTGNIGYSIINMAIFAGGFSLTILLMAFLMSKIDFKAILKYSDWIRVISGVIIALAGLYILIGFL, encoded by the coding sequence ATGGAAACCAGTTTTCTACTATCTTTTTTAGCAGGAATGGCATCAATTATATCGCCCTGCGTGTTACCACTCATACCAATCGTGGTGGGCTTTTCCCTACTTAAACGGAAGAATACAGAAATAGTTGCATTTGGTCTGGGATTCTTCCTCCTTTTTGCCATAATAACCATACTAACCGCCATCTTCACAGCTGCCATAAATTATTATCTTTTGTATTTCAGAATAGCCGCTGCATTAATCCTGGTTATAGTTGGGGCCCTGTTTATTGTCAATAAAAGGCTGTTTAATATTTCAACACCCTCTATTTCGAGTACACCTGATTCTCAAAAGGGAATCGTTGGATCTTTTCTAATGGGATTTTTAACCTGCCTGGCATGGTCACCCTGTTTCGGTCCTTACGTGGTTGCAGTAGCAACCTACAGTGCATCAACCGGAAACATAGGTTACAGTATAATAAACATGGCCATTTTCGCAGGAGGATTTTCATTAACCATACTGTTAATGGCATTTTTAATGTCAAAAATAGATTTCAAAGCTATATTAAAATATTCAGATTGGATAAGGGTTATTTCTGGGGTTATAATTGCTCTTGCGGGTTTGTATATTTTGATAGGTTTTTTATAG
- a CDS encoding thioredoxin family protein, with protein sequence MRGYFIGIVVIIISLLVLVLSIHTLTSKETQTNTSSIQWGNDINQAMEEAKKSNKTIFIDFYADWCSYCGEMDEETYTDPQVKEKLTQNYVLLKVDVDENPDLSSKYTAYSLPTIVIVDSSGNEIKRIIGYQTPEQLLSQI encoded by the coding sequence ATGCGTGGATACTTCATAGGGATTGTGGTAATTATAATTTCATTGCTGGTGTTAGTGCTGTCTATTCACACTTTAACCAGTAAGGAAACCCAAACAAACACCAGTTCTATCCAGTGGGGTAATGACATAAACCAGGCCATGGAAGAAGCTAAAAAATCCAATAAAACCATATTCATAGATTTTTATGCAGACTGGTGTTCCTACTGTGGTGAGATGGATGAAGAAACCTACACTGATCCACAGGTTAAGGAAAAATTAACCCAGAATTACGTGTTACTGAAGGTTGATGTGGATGAAAACCCTGATTTAAGCTCAAAATACACAGCTTACAGTCTTCCCACTATTGTAATCGTGGATTCATCTGGTAATGAGATAAAGAGGATCATTGGGTATCAAACCCCTGAACAGCTTTTAAGTCAGATTTAA
- a CDS encoding DUF89 domain-containing protein, whose amino-acid sequence MKVHYECASCFLRQSREALDLATDDEDLKMQVTEKINKILCQEFRKGAVSNQIGTKIHRTIKEETGNPDPYHDLREKSDEIAMQFLPQVEKILNNDKSLKNYLKAAIAGNVLDFGALGLESDIEGLVMSTVEKDLSIDHSEELEMELKKAKNVLYLADNVGEIVFDKLLIKKLHEYDVEVTVALKKDPILNDACMKEALDVGLDEVARLTTTGTDSIGIIYGDISDDFKQEFEDADLIIAKGLGNYEGLTSMELNDKPIFCLLNAKCRPIALDIGVEVGDNVVLKIN is encoded by the coding sequence ATGAAAGTACACTATGAATGCGCGTCATGTTTCCTCCGTCAGTCCAGGGAAGCCCTGGATCTGGCCACAGATGATGAAGATCTGAAGATGCAGGTCACAGAAAAGATAAACAAAATATTATGTCAGGAATTCCGGAAGGGAGCAGTTTCTAACCAGATCGGAACCAAAATACACCGCACCATCAAAGAAGAAACTGGAAATCCAGATCCCTACCATGATCTCCGGGAAAAATCAGATGAAATTGCAATGCAATTCCTACCCCAAGTGGAAAAGATCTTAAATAATGATAAATCACTCAAAAATTATCTTAAAGCAGCTATAGCCGGAAACGTCCTGGATTTCGGGGCACTGGGGCTTGAATCAGACATTGAGGGCCTGGTAATGTCTACAGTAGAAAAAGATCTCTCCATTGACCACTCCGAAGAACTGGAAATGGAACTAAAAAAAGCCAAAAATGTACTTTATCTAGCCGATAATGTTGGAGAAATAGTATTTGACAAATTATTGATAAAAAAACTCCATGAATATGACGTGGAAGTCACAGTAGCCCTGAAAAAAGACCCAATCCTCAACGATGCCTGCATGAAGGAAGCACTGGATGTGGGATTGGATGAGGTGGCCAGATTAACCACCACTGGAACAGACTCCATAGGGATAATTTATGGGGATATCTCAGATGATTTCAAACAGGAATTTGAAGACGCTGATCTGATTATAGCCAAGGGCCTGGGGAACTATGAAGGCTTAACCTCGATGGAACTAAATGATAAACCCATATTCTGCCTTCTAAATGCTAAATGCCGACCAATAGCCCTGGATATTGGTGTTGAAGTTGGGGATAATGTGGTTTTAAAAATAAATTAA